A window of Chitinophagales bacterium contains these coding sequences:
- a CDS encoding PadR family transcriptional regulator — MNIENTQSQMRKGILEFCILSVIRRGEAYPSDIVEEMRAANMSILEGTLYPLLTRLKNADMLTYRWVESNSGPPRKYFSLTEKGEAFYKELEQTWMELSNGVNALTSPTNQQQDFNQKTQQDEKDN, encoded by the coding sequence ATGAATATTGAGAACACACAGAGCCAGATGCGGAAAGGGATATTGGAATTCTGCATTCTCTCCGTGATACGCCGTGGGGAGGCCTACCCCAGTGATATCGTGGAGGAGATGCGGGCGGCCAATATGAGTATCCTGGAAGGAACGCTCTACCCCTTGCTTACCCGCCTAAAGAATGCCGATATGCTGACCTACCGCTGGGTGGAAAGTAATTCGGGTCCTCCCCGCAAATACTTTTCCTTAACGGAGAAAGGTGAGGCTTTCTACAAGGAACTCGAACAAACCTGGATGGAGCTATCCAATGGAGTAAATGCCCTGACCAGTCCAACCAACCAACAACAAGACTTCAACCAAAAAACGCAGCAAGATGAAAAAGATAATTAA